CATTGTGCCCTATGGGTATGCTGCTTTGTTCCAACACTCTATCTATCATCCCCTGCCTACCGGAATGGGTATGGCTTTGCGAAACACCTTTTCGTTTTTGTGCTTGTGACCCCGATGATGCTGCTGGGAATCCGAGCACTCCGACACCTGTTACTCTCCAAAGTGGAAAAACTCCAACCCCATGCCCGTACCCTTGCCCTCAGTTTAGCGTTGGCAAGTGTTGTTCTCGCAACCGGCTATGTTTTAATACAACGAAACACTTTTGCAGAGACGACCGTCCCCCTGAGTCAAAATGCCCTCATGCAAAACGTTGGTGAGCTCAGAGACACAAATTCATACTACTGGATAATACGCTACGGGTATATCTTTGTGTTGAGCATCATCGGTGTCATGATTTCTGCTCTGCACCAGTGGAAAAATCATGGTGTTGTGCTTGTTATTCCCTTCACACTTTTTACCTTCACCACCTTTTTTCGAGAATATCCAGATGCCTTGTGGGGAGCAGAAAATAACAATATCCTCTTTTTCGTTGCTGCTGCTGCCACTGCGATGACGTTAATGTTTATGGTTTGGCGATTTAACTTCCACCCGAAAAACGAATTTGCTTTTGTTGCCGCCATCTCTTGGTTTCTGATTTGGATCTCCCTCTCGCGCGATGCTGAACGATATTCCAGTTTTACCAGCCTTGCCCTTGCTTTCTTTACTGCGGAACTCATACAATTCTGTAGCATAAAATTAAGTAATGCCTTCAGACGATATTTACCCTGGAGCGTCATAAAAGTAGGAACAGCGGTGATCTTCCTTGCAATTTTTATGTGGATACCTTTTCCATACGGGTACGCGCAGAATATCCTGCCTGCGACCCATGCACGCAGAAGCAACCCCATACACAGGACTGTTGCTGAAACCTTTCAATGGATGAAAGCAGAACTCCCAAATACGGCAGTGATTGCAGGTGACTGGATACACGGCGGCCAACTCAACGTCCTTGGTGGTGTCAAAACGATTACAGATCAGGACCATTTCATACAGCATTGGATACATCTCTATTACCGATATCTTTTCTGTGGACAGTCAGAAAAAGAGGCACTTGAATTTCTAAAAAGTCATGAGGCGACCCACTTAATGCTCACTGAAGTCGATGTCGTTAGCGATTCCCCGGTCTATTCTGTTATTGGGAGCCGTTCAGAACAAGACCCATCTTTTGAAATCATTGAACTCCGAGAAACACTGAGCGAACAGGAACACCTATTTCTGTCTTTTGAAAAAGAGAGGTCTTTTTTCAATCACATCCAGATTAATATGCATCCGGAAAACAACATGCCCATCTCAGCTATAGCCATACGCCAAAATGGGACAACTACAAACCTCCCTTATGTCGCTTTTAAGAATAAAAAACGCACAGCCTCCGAAAATCAGGAGAGCTCAGAAACAGGAGGCATCCTGCTGTATTTTGACGAACAGCAAAAGTTTCAAAAATGCTATTATGTGCCGCCCATTGCCTGGGATAACTTTGCTATCCGTTTGTTCCTACGAGGCATTCCAAGTGACGCGTTTCTCCCAGTTCACACAAACGCCAAAATGGGAGCAACAGCAGTCAAAGTTTGGGAGATTCACTATCCGCCTGACATAAAACCGAATCCGAAATATCTCAAAACAGGAGTTTCCGAAATAGACGCACAGTTACAACTTCAATAAACATATTCACAAACACCATAACTTCTTTAGGAAACCACCATGTCCACAAAGCACCTAAATAACGCCAGCTTGAAAAAAGTCCGAGCAGTGAAGATAGAACGCACATTCAAGAAAAACGACGCGATTTTTACGGAATGAACCCCCTAAATCCCCCTTATCAGGGGGACTTTAAGAGGAATTCCGTCTATTCTAAATATTTACTAAAGTTTGGACAATTTTAAGAATTAAGGTGTTTGAAAGCATTAAAGCAGGTATCCTTTCATAAACATAACGCTTGTTTTGAAAGGAAAGAAACAATGCACCTGCTTCTCCACTTAGAAGGTATTCTATCAGAGTTTCGGTTTATGTTCAACTCGCAAAACTTTGCGCTTTTCCAAGCGTTCATCTATGGATTTATTACCCACACAGGTTCAGGCACCTTGACGCAACTTTACCAAGCGAGTGGTTCCCAGACGCGGTATGGGTCTTTTCCAAAGTTCCTTTGCAGAGGGAGCTGGGACCCTGATGCTGTCGCTGCCCACCTGATGAAATATCTTCAAGCGATATTTCCACAATGGGTCTACGTTTATGATCAAACCCAGGCGTTGAAAACGGGTCGTTCACAATGGGGGCTTCACTTCTTTCGAAACTTCAGTTATCATTCGCGTCGCGTCAACCCATCGAAGTTCCATTACGGACATGAGTTTGGGACTTTGCGACTCTTATGTGCTACGCCTACCGAGTGGTTGCTTTTTCCGGTGCGGGTGAAACTCATTGTTCCGCAGACGGTTCGCGATAAAGGCGATGCCGTTCTGAGACGTATCGCTTCAAAACTCTCTCGGG
This DNA window, taken from Candidatus Poribacteria bacterium, encodes the following:
- a CDS encoding transposase, which encodes MHLLLHLEGILSEFRFMFNSQNFALFQAFIYGFITHTGSGTLTQLYQASGSQTRYGSFPKFLCRGSWDPDAVAAHLMKYLQAIFPQWVYVYDQTQALKTGRSQWGLHFFRNFSYHSRRVNPSKFHYGHEFGTLRLLCATPTEWLLFPVRVKLIVPQTVRDKGDAVLRRIASKLSRGLIIFDSAFARRKVFEMLLGLGHHLLCRAKSNAVFYRLPKPVKVRQRGRPKKYGDRLNIRRLRYKPVSVLEKTHQVAAAVVRTKMCPTEVRRVVIRRRPKPSKPYRYFLVFTTDLTLEIPKILQYYQQRWLIETAFRDAKQH